The following coding sequences are from one Arthrobacter sp. 24S4-2 window:
- a CDS encoding VOC family protein, producing MLKDLEIMAVLPAKDINRAKDFYRDKLGLEPSESPEDDSLMYRAGKGTGFLVYQTENAGSAKNTQMGWETDNLEREMEDLRGRGVVFEDYDFPGLKTENGIATSDWGKAAWFLDSEGNILNISQRA from the coding sequence ATGCTCAAGGATTTAGAGATCATGGCTGTCCTTCCCGCGAAGGACATCAACAGGGCGAAGGATTTCTATCGGGACAAGCTGGGGTTGGAACCTTCCGAGTCCCCTGAGGACGACAGCCTGATGTACCGCGCCGGCAAGGGAACGGGCTTCCTCGTTTACCAGACAGAGAATGCAGGGTCAGCCAAGAACACCCAGATGGGCTGGGAAACGGACAACCTCGAACGCGAGATGGAGGACCTGCGGGGCCGCGGCGTCGTCTTTGAAGACTACGATTTTCCCGGCCTGAAGACGGAGAACGGCATTGCCACGAGTGACTGGGGGAAGGCCGCCTGGTTCCTGGACAGTGAAGGGAACATCCTCAACATCTCTCAGCGCGCGTAG